One Neovison vison isolate M4711 chromosome 2, ASM_NN_V1, whole genome shotgun sequence genomic window carries:
- the C2H10orf105 gene encoding uncharacterized protein C10orf105 homolog — protein sequence MSTQGPSPLAFLTAPVTPGSSTEAADPLPMLIALACIFLLLASCLLFMTLCKPAALDPTQRRARECMPHHPGSPSEPQLRLWKRLGSLRRSLHSFRRGRPAPRRPLPGCDDNRDCDCTESTKM from the coding sequence ATGAGCACACAGGGTCCCAGCCCCCTGGCCTTCCTCACAGCTCCTGTCACTCCCGGCAGCAGCACAGAGGCAGCAgaccccctccccatgctcatcGCCCTTGCCTGCATCTTCCTCCTGCTGGCCAGCTGTTTGCTGTTCATGACCCTCTGCAAACCGGCAGCGCTGGACCCAACGCAGCGCCGGGCTCGGGAGTGCATGCCCCACCACCCTGGGAGCCCCAGCGAGCCCCAGCTCCGGCTCTGGAAGCGCCTGGGCTCTCTGCGCCGCTCCCTGCACAGCTTCCGCAGGGGCAGGCCTGCTCCCCGACGCCCCCTGCCGGGCTGTGATGACAACCGGGACTGT